The Ziziphus jujuba cultivar Dongzao chromosome 7, ASM3175591v1 genome includes a region encoding these proteins:
- the LOC125423739 gene encoding protein FAR1-RELATED SEQUENCE 9-like, whose product MDFILRFNRALAHQRHKDLSANHVDINEKPVLKLPLEMEKQMAEIYTRRIFYKFQDELWHSLVTMPQIVNENDTLKMYTVQSCPNGGVPRFREIPYDKVLDYASCNCKKFEREGIPCRHILAFLQFFGDIPLLNQCIMKKWTRAAKSQIIYDKEGLEISGKCSSMLTWRSKLFKLFSELVDNIMLNEEAAVIVNDALQSLVD is encoded by the coding sequence atggattttatacttCGATTCAATAGGGCACTTGCACATCAACGTCACAAAGACTTAAGTGCTAATCATgttgatattaatgagaagcCTGTTTTGAAACTGCCATTGGAAATGGAGAAGCAAATGGCTGAGATATACACACGCAggattttttataagtttcaaGATGAGTTGTGGCATAGCTTAGTAACAATGCCACAAATTGTTAATGAAAATGATACACTTAAAATGTATACGGTCCAGAGTTGTCCAAATGGAGGTGTTCCAAGGTTTCGGGAAATTCCTTATGATAAAGTTTTGGACTATGCATCGTGTAATTGTAAAAAGTTTGAGAGAGAAGGGATTCCATGTAGacatattttggcatttttgCAATTCTTTGGTGATATTCCTCTATTGAATCAATGCATAATGAAAAAGTGGACTAGAGCTGCAAAATCTCAAATAATATATGACAAGGAAGGTTTAGAAATAAGTGGAAAATGTAGTTCAATGTTAACGTGGCGAAGCAAACTGTTCAAACTTTTCTCAGAACTCGTTGATAACATCATGTTAAATGAAGAAGCAGCTGTAATTGTGAATGATGCTCTGCAAAGTTTGGTTGATTAG